The following coding sequences are from one Devosia yakushimensis window:
- a CDS encoding restriction endonuclease subunit S, producing MSEHALPDGWSSKRLKYVATYNDEVLPEGTDEDQEIDYVEISGVSLARGIEEVQRVTFGQAPSRARRKVRTGDILVSTVRTYLRAIAKVDEASPDLIASTGFCVVRPGDDVDNGFIGWAAKSEPFVTQVVARSVGVSYPAINASELVNIQVPLPPLETQQRIARFLDEKTARIDGLVEKKRALLERLAEKRQALITRAVTKGLKPNAAMKPSGIDWLGDIPAHWEVLPLKRVLRSSTYGVSASLEPTGVVAVLRMGNLVDGEVDLGDLRFLDEVDENLLLEAGDVVFNRTNSLDLVGKASIFRGGVDFPVSLASYLVRFRFSDRYLPEYANFVMGTEVLLALARTLALPSIGQANLNPSRYAQIEFPIPPIAEQAAIVDYLIEQASRIETVWDRIDRSRQQLADYRAALVTAAVTGQIVELA from the coding sequence ATGAGCGAACATGCCCTTCCAGACGGCTGGTCCTCCAAGCGCTTGAAGTATGTCGCGACCTATAACGATGAGGTGCTTCCAGAAGGCACCGACGAAGATCAGGAAATTGATTACGTCGAAATCTCGGGAGTATCGCTGGCTCGTGGCATTGAGGAAGTCCAGCGCGTGACGTTCGGCCAAGCCCCATCGCGGGCGAGGAGAAAAGTGCGGACCGGCGATATTCTGGTCTCCACAGTACGGACCTATCTTCGAGCGATAGCCAAGGTCGATGAAGCATCGCCCGACCTAATTGCCTCTACCGGGTTTTGTGTTGTCCGTCCCGGCGATGATGTTGACAATGGCTTCATCGGCTGGGCCGCAAAGTCAGAGCCATTCGTGACCCAGGTCGTCGCGCGCTCCGTTGGTGTCAGCTATCCGGCCATCAACGCGAGTGAACTCGTCAACATTCAGGTCCCGCTCCCACCCCTCGAAACCCAACAACGCATTGCGCGATTTCTGGATGAAAAGACGGCGCGGATCGACGGGCTGGTTGAAAAGAAGCGGGCGCTTCTGGAGCGGCTGGCTGAAAAGCGTCAGGCCCTCATCACCCGCGCCGTCACCAAGGGTTTGAAACCCAACGCTGCCATGAAACCCTCTGGCATCGACTGGCTCGGCGACATCCCGGCGCATTGGGAGGTGTTGCCCCTCAAGCGAGTGTTGCGCAGTTCTACTTATGGCGTCTCGGCTTCTCTCGAACCCACTGGAGTAGTCGCAGTGCTCCGTATGGGCAATCTCGTTGATGGGGAAGTCGACCTTGGTGATTTGCGGTTTCTCGATGAGGTAGATGAAAATCTGCTTCTAGAGGCCGGCGACGTTGTCTTCAACCGGACCAACAGCCTTGATCTGGTCGGAAAGGCCTCAATTTTTCGAGGGGGAGTAGATTTCCCCGTGTCGCTCGCGTCCTATCTGGTGCGCTTTCGTTTCTCCGATAGATACCTCCCCGAGTACGCCAATTTTGTCATGGGTACGGAGGTGCTGCTAGCTTTGGCTCGCACCCTCGCTCTGCCTAGCATCGGTCAGGCAAATCTCAATCCATCGAGGTACGCGCAGATAGAATTTCCGATTCCACCCATCGCCGAGCAAGCTGCGATAGTGGACTATCTCATAGAACAGGCAAGCAGGATTGAGACCGTTTGGGATCGCATCGACAGATCGCGGCAGCAACTGGCCGATTATCGGGCAGCCCTTGTCACCGCTGCCGTCACTGGTCAGATCGTAGAATTAGCATGA
- a CDS encoding type I restriction endonuclease subunit R, with amino-acid sequence MPGHTELDFEIAIEAGLIGAGGYAKRPPTAYDEALALFPDDVTGFLKDSQATKWGQLFALLGAKTEETVLDSLAKELDIKGTLHVLRHGFKCYGKTFRLAYFRPNSSMNPGAAACYAANRLTITRQVAFTSAMKKADGKNRRCIIDVTLAVNGLPVATAELKNPLTNQRAADAVRQYCEARDERDLLFAFKKRALVHFAVDPDEVWMSTRLKGKETVFLPFNRGNNHGAGNPPVEGNWKTHYLWDEVLQPDSLLDILQRFMHLEVKERQVKTDKGARTITKETMVFPRYHQLDAVRKLVSHAHANGSGRNYLVQHSAGSGKSNSIAWLAHRLSSLHDANDEKVFHSVIVVTDRRVLDQQLQNTIYQFEHKTGVVEKIDEDTQQLARALSSGTPIVITTIQKFPFIAQALSTLEKKGSGVKIDTAGKRFAVIVDEAHSSQSGETATALRGMLNRDGIEAAIAAQMSHEEDDDLSEVAKATILRDSLKRARQPNLSFFAFTATPKFKTKVLFDEPGPSGTSPFHEYTMRQAIEEGFIMDVLLNYTTYKRFFGLIKQVENDPEVPRKQAAKALTRYLELHPVNIEQVVSVIVEHFRLYVMHELGGRAKAMVVTGSRLAAVKYKLAFDRYIKANGYSGIRSLVAFSGSVEDPEDPGSSYTEVSMNDGLAESELPEAFERDDYRVLLVAEKYQTGFDQPLLQTMYVVKRLAGVQAVQTLSRLNRMAPGKARTFVLDFANEEDDIYKAFKPYYEATPIGENADPHRLSELQHKLLEWAIFSPNDVNAFAEVWYRGKRDHSATDHRLMNAALDIVVQRFGDRDEGEQDEFRGQLTAYRNLYAFLSQVIPYQDSELEKLYAFVRNLIAKLPPPGDGQAFALDDEVALRFFRLQQMTEGSIDLDYGEADPLKGPTDVGTGGLSEDGMTLSSLVSKLNERFGTDFTGADQLFFDQIRASAEEDEKIVEAAKANNLANFSSYLERMLDELFIDRMEGNEEIFSRVMTDKDFRSAAHEQLALEIFRRVRDSKSAE; translated from the coding sequence ATGCCGGGGCACACCGAACTCGACTTTGAGATAGCGATAGAGGCCGGTCTGATCGGTGCGGGCGGTTATGCCAAGCGCCCGCCGACCGCCTATGACGAGGCCCTGGCGCTTTTTCCCGACGACGTGACCGGCTTCCTGAAAGACAGCCAAGCGACAAAATGGGGGCAGCTTTTCGCTCTGCTCGGGGCCAAGACAGAAGAGACCGTTCTCGACAGTCTCGCCAAGGAACTCGACATAAAGGGCACGCTGCACGTCCTGCGCCACGGCTTCAAATGCTACGGCAAGACTTTCCGGCTGGCCTATTTTCGCCCTAACTCCAGCATGAACCCCGGCGCCGCCGCGTGCTATGCCGCCAACCGGCTGACCATCACGCGACAGGTGGCCTTCACCTCAGCAATGAAAAAGGCGGATGGCAAGAACCGGCGCTGCATCATTGACGTGACCTTGGCCGTCAACGGCCTGCCGGTGGCGACGGCGGAACTGAAGAACCCGTTGACCAATCAGCGCGCGGCCGATGCCGTTCGCCAGTATTGCGAAGCGCGCGACGAGCGCGATTTGCTGTTCGCCTTCAAGAAACGCGCGCTTGTGCATTTCGCGGTGGACCCTGACGAGGTGTGGATGTCCACGCGCCTCAAGGGCAAGGAAACGGTGTTCCTGCCCTTCAACCGGGGCAACAATCACGGCGCTGGCAACCCGCCCGTCGAAGGCAACTGGAAGACCCATTACCTCTGGGATGAGGTTCTGCAACCCGATAGTCTCTTGGACATTCTACAGCGCTTCATGCACCTGGAAGTGAAGGAGCGTCAGGTCAAGACCGACAAGGGCGCACGTACCATCACCAAGGAAACGATGGTCTTCCCGCGCTATCATCAGCTAGACGCGGTGCGCAAGCTTGTCTCTCATGCTCACGCCAACGGCTCGGGGCGCAACTACCTTGTCCAGCATTCGGCGGGTTCGGGCAAATCCAACTCCATCGCATGGCTGGCGCACCGGCTATCGAGCCTTCATGACGCCAATGACGAGAAGGTGTTTCATTCGGTGATCGTCGTCACCGACCGGCGCGTTCTCGACCAGCAATTGCAGAACACGATCTATCAGTTCGAGCACAAGACCGGCGTGGTCGAAAAGATCGACGAGGATACCCAGCAGCTTGCTCGCGCGCTGTCGAGCGGCACACCCATCGTCATCACCACGATCCAGAAATTCCCCTTCATCGCGCAGGCGCTGTCCACGCTTGAAAAGAAGGGCAGCGGCGTGAAGATCGACACGGCAGGCAAGCGCTTCGCGGTGATCGTCGACGAGGCGCATTCCTCGCAAAGCGGCGAGACGGCGACCGCGCTGCGCGGGATGCTCAACAGGGACGGCATCGAGGCGGCGATTGCCGCGCAGATGTCGCACGAAGAGGATGACGACCTGTCCGAGGTGGCCAAGGCGACCATCCTGCGCGATTCTCTGAAGCGGGCGCGTCAGCCGAACCTTTCCTTCTTCGCCTTTACCGCCACGCCAAAGTTCAAGACCAAGGTGCTGTTCGACGAGCCGGGACCGTCGGGCACATCGCCGTTCCACGAGTACACCATGCGGCAAGCCATCGAAGAAGGCTTCATCATGGACGTGCTCTTGAACTACACGACCTACAAGCGCTTCTTCGGCCTCATCAAGCAGGTGGAGAATGACCCCGAGGTGCCGCGCAAACAGGCGGCGAAGGCGCTGACCCGGTATCTCGAACTGCATCCGGTCAATATAGAACAGGTTGTTTCGGTAATCGTGGAGCACTTCCGGCTCTACGTCATGCACGAGCTTGGCGGGCGGGCCAAGGCGATGGTTGTCACGGGCTCGCGCCTTGCCGCCGTCAAATACAAGCTGGCGTTCGACCGCTACATCAAGGCCAACGGCTATTCCGGCATCCGCTCGCTGGTCGCCTTCTCCGGCAGTGTGGAAGACCCGGAAGACCCCGGCTCGTCCTATACCGAAGTTTCGATGAACGACGGCTTAGCGGAAAGCGAACTGCCGGAAGCCTTCGAGCGCGACGACTATCGGGTGCTGCTGGTCGCCGAGAAGTACCAGACGGGCTTCGACCAGCCGCTTTTGCAGACGATGTATGTGGTCAAGCGCCTCGCCGGCGTGCAAGCGGTACAGACGCTGTCTCGCCTCAACCGCATGGCTCCGGGAAAGGCACGTACCTTCGTGCTCGATTTCGCCAACGAGGAAGACGACATCTACAAGGCGTTTAAGCCCTATTACGAGGCGACGCCCATCGGCGAGAATGCCGATCCGCACCGTCTATCGGAATTGCAGCATAAACTCCTGGAGTGGGCGATCTTCTCACCCAACGACGTCAACGCCTTCGCCGAGGTTTGGTATCGGGGCAAGCGCGATCATTCCGCCACCGACCATCGGTTGATGAACGCGGCACTCGACATCGTGGTGCAACGGTTCGGCGATAGGGACGAGGGCGAGCAGGACGAATTTCGCGGCCAGCTCACCGCCTACCGCAACCTTTACGCCTTTCTCTCACAGGTCATCCCGTATCAGGACAGCGAGCTTGAAAAGCTCTATGCCTTCGTTCGCAACCTGATTGCCAAGCTGCCACCGCCCGGCGATGGGCAGGCGTTCGCGCTGGACGACGAAGTTGCGCTACGCTTCTTCCGGCTCCAGCAGATGACCGAGGGCTCGATCGATCTGGATTATGGCGAGGCCGATCCCCTGAAAGGCCCGACCGACGTGGGGACAGGGGGGCTCTCGGAAGATGGAATGACGCTCTCCTCCTTGGTTTCGAAGTTGAACGAACGCTTCGGGACCGATTTCACCGGAGCCGATCAGCTGTTCTTCGACCAGATACGGGCCAGCGCGGAAGAGGACGAAAAGATCGTAGAGGCGGCTAAGGCCAACAACCTGGCCAATTTTTCATCTTATCTGGAGCGGATGCTTGATGAGCTTTTCATCGACCGCATGGAAGGAAACGAGGAGATCTTTTCGCGGGTTATGACTGACAAAGACTTCCGGTCGGCCGCACACGAGCAGCTCGCGTTAGAAATCTTTAGACGGGTCCGAGATAGTAAATCGGCCGAGTGA
- a CDS encoding DUF5655 domain-containing protein, producing the protein MSDIKLFRTDVASVTELRGSAVALEKSLQTLIESNMEAFLGVRFLASEFPTTNGGRMDSLGIDENGSPVIVEYKRASNENVINQGLFYLDWLMDHRRDFEWLVLERFGAEQAKAVDWGTPRLVCIAGDFTKYDAHAVNQMNRNIALVRYRRFGEELLLFELLTSASERPIREIPVGVDALGEPVAARPRSRQKTVTQYLADADQDLVDLYEATKAYLLALGDDVELKTLDNYVAFRRLKNFACVEVKPQIRHLKVFLKVDPDTIELEPGFTRDVRNIGHFGTGDLEVIITDVAKLDKAKPLMDRSYDGA; encoded by the coding sequence ATGAGCGACATTAAGCTTTTTCGCACTGACGTCGCGTCGGTCACAGAGCTTCGCGGCAGCGCGGTTGCGCTGGAAAAGTCGCTGCAGACCCTCATTGAAAGCAACATGGAAGCGTTTCTCGGCGTGCGGTTCTTGGCCTCCGAGTTTCCGACGACCAACGGCGGGCGCATGGACTCGCTCGGCATTGACGAAAATGGTTCACCGGTCATCGTCGAGTATAAGCGTGCCAGCAACGAGAACGTCATCAATCAGGGCCTGTTCTATCTCGACTGGCTCATGGACCACCGCCGCGATTTCGAATGGCTTGTGCTGGAGCGCTTCGGGGCCGAACAGGCAAAGGCGGTTGATTGGGGAACGCCTCGCCTGGTGTGCATTGCCGGGGACTTCACAAAATACGATGCTCATGCGGTCAACCAAATGAATCGGAACATCGCGCTGGTTCGCTATCGCCGGTTTGGCGAGGAACTGTTGCTTTTCGAACTGTTGACATCGGCATCGGAGCGCCCCATTCGCGAAATTCCCGTCGGCGTCGACGCTCTAGGCGAGCCTGTGGCGGCGCGACCACGCTCCCGCCAGAAGACGGTTACGCAATATCTCGCGGACGCGGACCAGGACCTTGTGGACCTCTATGAGGCGACGAAGGCGTACCTGTTAGCGCTGGGCGATGATGTCGAATTGAAGACCCTGGACAACTACGTCGCGTTCCGCCGCCTAAAGAACTTCGCGTGCGTCGAGGTTAAACCGCAGATCAGGCACCTCAAGGTTTTCCTGAAGGTCGATCCAGACACCATCGAACTTGAGCCCGGTTTTACCCGCGACGTGCGCAACATCGGCCATTTCGGCACTGGCGACCTTGAAGTCATCATCACTGATGTCGCCAAGCTGGACAAAGCCAAGCCACTG
- a CDS encoding type I restriction-modification system subunit M: MNVQLHNQLKTDIWEIANRLRGPYRPPQYRLVMLPMVVLRRLDCVLESTKDAVLREHAKLTAQNMPENAMEKLLSKAADPKRKKTRLYNTSPFTFKRLLGDAENIAPNLVAYINGFSPTARAIFEKFKFTDQIEKLDASNRLFTIVKAMAEVPLHPDHVDNLQMGYLFEHLVMRFNEQANEEAGDHFTPREVIRLMANLVYTGEKDVYTPGIFRTIYDPACGTGGMLSESEKFILGQNDRAELALFGQEYNDESWAICCSDMLIKDEDTSSIVLGDTLGDGKTRDGFEGRQFHYLLANPPFGVEWKDQQKVVEKEHKELGFSGRFGAGLPAINDGSLLFLQHMISKKHPYKEGDENAVGSKIAIVFNGSPLFSGDAGSGPSNIRRWIIENDWLDAIVALPDQLFYNTGIFTYVWLVTNRKAPERRGKVQLIDGTRFSERMTKSLNNKRNEISEHQINDLTRIYGNFQDGETAEVVMDHKTGEKEVRTVSRIFENREFGFLKVTVERPLRMSFEATPERMAKLDGQSAFINLATSKKRKDDKAAAREIEEGREQQAAIRAALKMLEGKGRYMDRELFEADIDNAAKRAGIKVPAPVKKAIFTALGERDPDAEICRDGKGRPEPDSELRDTENIPLPEAFEMPKAFLDAVNRDENAAHKGAKLPMFFGPDKPSEHLVTAMTPAIDAYMAREVLPHVRDAWVDYDKTKIGYEIPINRHFYVYKPPRPLDDIEADITSLESEIAGQLKGLVA; encoded by the coding sequence ATGAATGTTCAACTTCACAATCAGCTGAAAACCGACATCTGGGAGATCGCTAACCGCCTGCGCGGCCCATACCGTCCGCCGCAATACCGGTTGGTCATGCTGCCGATGGTCGTGCTGCGCCGACTGGATTGCGTTCTCGAGTCGACCAAGGACGCAGTGCTCAGGGAACACGCCAAACTCACGGCACAGAACATGCCGGAAAACGCGATGGAGAAGCTTCTCAGTAAGGCGGCCGACCCCAAGCGCAAGAAAACGCGGCTCTATAATACCAGCCCGTTTACGTTCAAGCGGCTGCTCGGCGATGCCGAGAACATCGCCCCCAATCTCGTCGCCTACATCAACGGCTTCTCTCCCACCGCCCGCGCCATCTTCGAGAAGTTCAAGTTTACCGACCAGATCGAAAAGCTCGACGCCAGCAACCGGTTGTTCACCATCGTCAAGGCGATGGCAGAGGTGCCGCTGCACCCTGACCACGTTGATAACCTGCAGATGGGCTATCTGTTCGAGCATCTTGTGATGCGCTTCAACGAGCAGGCCAACGAAGAGGCCGGCGACCACTTCACCCCGCGCGAGGTTATCCGCCTGATGGCGAACCTAGTCTACACGGGCGAGAAGGACGTCTACACCCCCGGCATTTTCCGCACGATCTATGATCCCGCCTGCGGCACCGGCGGGATGCTGTCGGAATCGGAGAAGTTCATCCTCGGCCAGAATGACCGCGCCGAGCTTGCCCTTTTCGGGCAGGAATACAATGACGAGTCCTGGGCTATCTGTTGTTCGGATATGCTCATCAAGGACGAGGACACCAGTAGCATCGTGCTTGGAGACACGCTCGGCGACGGCAAGACCCGCGATGGCTTCGAGGGGAGGCAGTTCCATTATCTGCTCGCCAACCCGCCCTTCGGCGTGGAGTGGAAGGACCAGCAGAAGGTCGTCGAGAAGGAGCACAAGGAATTGGGCTTCTCCGGCCGCTTCGGCGCTGGCCTGCCCGCGATCAATGATGGATCGCTGCTGTTCCTCCAGCACATGATTTCCAAGAAACACCCCTACAAGGAAGGGGACGAAAACGCCGTCGGCTCCAAGATCGCCATTGTCTTCAACGGCTCGCCACTGTTCTCAGGCGATGCCGGTTCCGGCCCGTCGAACATCCGCCGCTGGATCATCGAAAATGATTGGCTCGACGCCATCGTGGCGCTGCCCGATCAGCTCTTCTACAATACCGGCATCTTCACCTATGTCTGGCTCGTCACCAATCGCAAGGCTCCCGAGCGGCGCGGCAAGGTGCAATTGATCGATGGCACCCGCTTTTCGGAGCGGATGACTAAGAGCCTGAACAACAAGCGCAACGAGATCAGCGAACATCAGATAAACGACCTCACCCGCATCTATGGCAATTTCCAGGATGGCGAGACGGCCGAAGTCGTCATGGATCACAAGACGGGCGAGAAAGAGGTTCGCACCGTCTCCCGCATCTTCGAGAACCGTGAATTCGGCTTCCTCAAGGTGACGGTGGAGCGCCCGCTGCGCATGAGCTTCGAGGCGACCCCGGAGCGCATGGCTAAGCTGGACGGCCAGAGCGCCTTCATCAATCTCGCCACCTCGAAAAAGCGAAAAGACGACAAGGCTGCCGCGCGCGAGATCGAGGAAGGGCGCGAGCAACAGGCAGCCATCCGCGCCGCGCTGAAAATGCTCGAAGGCAAGGGCCGCTATATGGATCGTGAGTTGTTCGAGGCCGACATCGATAACGCCGCCAAGCGCGCGGGGATCAAAGTTCCTGCGCCGGTCAAGAAGGCCATCTTCACAGCACTTGGCGAACGCGACCCGGATGCAGAGATTTGCCGCGACGGCAAGGGTCGGCCGGAGCCTGACAGCGAATTGCGCGACACCGAAAACATCCCGCTACCCGAGGCATTCGAGATGCCAAAAGCATTTCTGGACGCAGTGAACAGGGACGAGAACGCTGCCCACAAGGGCGCGAAGCTGCCCATGTTCTTTGGACCGGATAAGCCAAGCGAACATCTTGTCACGGCGATGACGCCGGCGATCGATGCCTATATGGCGCGCGAAGTTCTGCCGCATGTCCGCGATGCCTGGGTGGACTACGACAAGACCAAGATCGGCTACGAAATCCCCATCAACCGGCATTTCTACGTCTACAAGCCACCGCGCCCGCTGGACGACATTGAAGCCGACATCACGTCGCTGGAAAGCGAAATTGCTGGACAGCTGAAAGGGCTGGTCGCATGA